From the Desulfovibrio sp. TomC genome, one window contains:
- the aat gene encoding leucyl/phenylalanyl-tRNA--protein transferase has protein sequence MPVFALIDEPIFPKPTLAEPGGLLAVGGDLSLERLLAAYRRGIFPWYDAESPILWWSPNPRPILIPGQVHVSRRLERTLRSGKFRVTLDTDFGGVIRGCAEMMRAADNGTWIVPEMIEAYERLHCAGYAHSVEAWQDDELVGGAYGVAIGKAFFGESMFHRATDASKVAFVTLARFLERQHFHFIDCQQTTGHLCRFGAQEVTRNEFLKRLEVAREEAGMVGKWELAGQEAGAN, from the coding sequence ATGCCTGTTTTCGCTCTCATTGACGAACCGATCTTCCCCAAGCCGACCCTGGCCGAGCCGGGCGGACTGCTCGCCGTTGGCGGCGACCTCAGCCTTGAGCGGCTCCTGGCCGCCTATCGCCGGGGCATTTTCCCATGGTATGACGCCGAGAGTCCCATCCTCTGGTGGTCGCCGAACCCCAGGCCCATCCTCATCCCCGGGCAGGTGCATGTGTCGCGGCGTTTGGAACGCACCCTGCGCTCAGGGAAGTTCCGGGTGACGCTCGACACGGACTTTGGCGGCGTCATTCGCGGCTGTGCCGAGATGATGCGCGCCGCCGACAACGGCACCTGGATCGTGCCGGAAATGATCGAGGCCTATGAGCGTTTGCACTGCGCCGGCTACGCCCACAGCGTTGAAGCCTGGCAGGACGACGAACTGGTCGGCGGGGCCTACGGCGTGGCCATCGGCAAGGCCTTTTTCGGCGAATCCATGTTTCACCGCGCAACTGATGCGTCGAAAGTGGCGTTTGTGACGCTGGCGCGGTTTCTGGAGCGGCAGCATTTCCACTTTATCGACTGCCAGCAGACCACCGGCCATCTGTGCCGCTTTGGAGCGCAGGAAGTGACGCGCAATGAGTTTTTAAAGCGGCTCGAAGTGGCGCGGGAAGAAGCAGGGATGGTGGGGAAGTGGGAGTTGGCGGGGCAGGAGGCTGGTGCGAATTAG
- the ligA gene encoding NAD-dependent DNA ligase LigA: MSVSNLSIAEQLRELREEIHYHDHRYYVLDDPEITDTAYDALYRKLQLLEEAHPELDDANSPTKRVGGAVQDGFISRPHRLRMYSLDKDITYEGWTNFLARAENKLEIGEIQFSKSAFWVDPKFDGLALEIIYENGVYSKALTRGDGFVGEDVTENVRTIRHVPLDLRGHAKRHKIPIPDILEVRGEVVFTLQDFFILNESQRKGGHKVFANPRNAAAGSVRQLDPKITASRKLSFFPYGIGLVQWGIVDNAWNKYESIMEFLKKYGFKVNRLSKILPCKDVYEYYQEILHKRHKLEFEIDGVVAKINDLALQSALGFTDRHPRFAFALKFPAHEGETVLRQIDVQVGRTGVLTPVAILEPVSLAGVTVARATLHNEDEIKAKDLRVGDTVVVRRAGDVIPEVVRVVEDKRLPNAEPFDFPHICPSCQSPAVRGEGEAAWRCVNLACPAMLRRGISYFVSKSGLDIEGLGAKWVQALIDQGLVKTPADLFRLTEADLLPLERMAEKSAANFVAAVEAAKHSATLPRLIAALGIRQVGTRTARTLAEHFTDLDALGAATVEDLTSLPDVGPEVAGSIREFFDNAENRHLLERFREIGLWPVSVIKSTDSAVPAAVTPFTGKRFLFTGALPDMARDKAQALVEGAGGKVVGSVSKKLDYLVAGADPGSKLAKAQVLGVAVLSPEQFAAMLAELPGETQTRKSLLDP; this comes from the coding sequence ATGTCCGTGTCTAATCTGAGTATTGCCGAGCAGTTGCGCGAGTTACGCGAAGAAATCCATTATCACGACCACCGCTATTACGTCCTAGACGATCCGGAAATTACTGATACGGCCTATGACGCTCTTTACCGGAAGCTCCAACTTCTTGAAGAAGCCCATCCAGAGCTGGACGATGCCAATTCACCTACCAAACGAGTAGGTGGAGCTGTACAAGACGGTTTTATCTCACGTCCACATAGACTGCGCATGTACAGTTTAGACAAGGATATAACTTATGAAGGCTGGACTAATTTTCTGGCTAGAGCGGAAAATAAACTTGAAATAGGTGAAATACAATTTTCCAAATCTGCATTTTGGGTAGACCCGAAATTCGACGGACTAGCACTAGAGATAATTTATGAGAACGGAGTCTACTCCAAGGCATTGACACGCGGAGATGGATTTGTTGGTGAGGATGTAACAGAAAATGTGCGAACGATTCGCCATGTGCCACTTGATTTGCGGGGACATGCTAAACGTCATAAAATTCCAATCCCAGACATATTAGAAGTTCGTGGAGAAGTTGTTTTTACTCTGCAAGATTTTTTTATTTTAAACGAGAGTCAGCGTAAGGGCGGTCATAAGGTATTTGCTAATCCAAGAAATGCTGCAGCAGGCTCTGTGAGACAGCTAGATCCCAAAATAACGGCTAGTAGAAAGTTAAGTTTTTTCCCATATGGAATTGGACTTGTTCAATGGGGAATTGTAGACAATGCTTGGAATAAGTATGAATCAATAATGGAATTTTTAAAAAAATACGGATTTAAAGTTAATAGATTGTCAAAGATTCTTCCGTGTAAAGATGTATATGAATATTATCAAGAGATATTACACAAGCGCCATAAGCTCGAATTTGAAATTGATGGTGTCGTTGCGAAGATTAACGACCTTGCCCTCCAGAGCGCACTTGGTTTCACTGATCGCCACCCGCGATTTGCCTTTGCCCTGAAATTTCCGGCCCACGAAGGCGAAACCGTGTTGCGCCAGATCGACGTCCAGGTAGGCCGCACCGGGGTGCTCACCCCGGTGGCCATCCTGGAGCCGGTCAGTCTGGCCGGGGTGACCGTTGCCCGGGCCACGCTGCACAATGAGGACGAGATCAAGGCCAAGGATTTGCGGGTCGGCGATACGGTGGTAGTGCGCCGGGCCGGGGACGTCATCCCGGAAGTGGTGCGGGTGGTTGAAGACAAACGCCTGCCCAATGCCGAACCCTTCGATTTCCCGCACATCTGTCCGTCCTGCCAGTCGCCGGCCGTGCGCGGCGAGGGCGAGGCGGCCTGGCGCTGCGTCAATCTGGCCTGCCCGGCCATGCTGCGGCGCGGCATCAGCTATTTCGTGTCCAAGTCGGGCCTGGACATCGAGGGCCTGGGGGCCAAATGGGTCCAGGCGCTCATCGACCAGGGGCTGGTCAAAACCCCGGCTGACCTGTTTCGCCTCACCGAGGCCGATCTGCTTCCCCTGGAGCGGATGGCCGAGAAATCGGCAGCCAATTTCGTGGCGGCCGTGGAAGCGGCCAAGCATTCCGCCACCTTGCCCCGCTTGATCGCTGCCCTCGGCATCCGGCAGGTGGGCACGCGCACGGCCCGCACCCTGGCCGAGCATTTCACCGACCTCGACGCCCTGGGCGCGGCCACGGTTGAGGACCTGACCTCATTGCCGGACGTCGGTCCGGAAGTGGCTGGCTCTATTCGGGAATTTTTCGACAATGCCGAGAACCGCCATCTGCTGGAGCGCTTCCGGGAAATCGGCCTGTGGCCGGTCAGCGTCATCAAATCGACCGATTCGGCCGTCCCGGCGGCAGTAACGCCCTTCACCGGCAAGCGATTCCTCTTTACCGGCGCGCTGCCGGACATGGCCCGGGACAAGGCCCAAGCCCTGGTGGAAGGGGCCGGCGGCAAGGTGGTCGGGTCGGTGTCCAAAAAGCTCGACTATCTGGTGGCCGGGGCTGACCCCGGCTCCAAACTGGCCAAGGCCCAAGTTCTTGGCGTCGCCGTGCTGTCGCCGGAGCAGTTCGCCGCCATGCTGGCTGAGCTCCCGGGGGAGACCCAAACGCGCAAATCCCTGCTCGACCCGTGA
- a CDS encoding TIGR00730 family Rossman fold protein, whose product MQSVCVFCGSASGADPAYVETANALGRLLAAEGLTLVYGGACVGLMGAVADATLAAGGKAVGVLPDFLRRKELAHPRLTELHVVSSMHERKARMAELADGFIALPGGMGTLEEFCEIITWAQLGLHEKPCGLLNVQEYYSPLLQFVDRMAGEGFLKETQKGLVLSSDTPEGLLATMRAFEPIRVAKWVDSRAKA is encoded by the coding sequence ATGCAAAGCGTATGCGTGTTCTGCGGTTCAGCGTCCGGGGCCGATCCGGCCTATGTGGAAACGGCCAATGCCCTGGGCCGGTTACTGGCAGCCGAGGGCCTGACCCTTGTTTACGGCGGGGCCTGCGTCGGGCTTATGGGCGCTGTGGCCGACGCCACGCTGGCGGCCGGCGGCAAGGCTGTTGGCGTTTTGCCGGATTTTCTGCGCCGCAAGGAGTTGGCCCACCCCCGGCTGACTGAGCTCCATGTGGTGTCGTCGATGCACGAACGCAAGGCCCGCATGGCCGAGCTGGCCGATGGCTTCATCGCCCTGCCCGGCGGCATGGGCACCCTTGAAGAATTCTGCGAGATCATCACCTGGGCGCAGCTTGGCCTGCACGAAAAGCCTTGCGGCCTGCTCAATGTCCAGGAATACTATTCCCCCCTGCTCCAGTTCGTGGACCGCATGGCCGGCGAAGGCTTTTTAAAGGAAACGCAAAAGGGCTTGGTGCTGTCGTCGGACACGCCTGAAGGGTTGCTTGCGACGATGCGGGCCTTTGAGCCGATCCGCGTGGCCAAGTGGGTGGATAGTCGGGCAAAGGCTTAG
- the clpA gene encoding ATP-dependent Clp protease ATP-binding subunit ClpA: MLSKKLERVLTSAVKEVKRRHHEYLTLEHLLYAMLLEDTGRDILVHCGANVVRLKHQLERFFTDHMETLPQDTNSEVVQTLGVQRVLQRAIMQMQSSGKQQVEVGDVLAATFDEEDSYAVYYLKSHNISRLDVLEYISHGGGKETASEGGDSGSEEQREGKAGGSALEQYTVDLVAKARKGEIDPLIGRDQELTRTIHVLLRRRKNNPIFVGDPGVGKTALAEGLALRIVNGDVPESFRDTLIYALDMGALLAGTKYRGDFEQRLKGVLSELEQKPGAILFVDEIHTIVGAGATSGGTLDASNILKPVLGSGKLRCIGSTTYEEYKNHFEKDRALSRRFQHIDVAEPTVEEAVEIVKGLRSYYEAHHGVRYTPASLRAAVELSARHINDRFLPDKAIDVIDEAGAVRKLAGTEAKGAIGVAEMEKVVAAMAKIPAARVTSSDKVRLENLEGELKNLVFGQNEAVDGIAKAILRARAGLANAGKPTGSFLLAGPTGVGKTELAKQLAAVLGINFVRFDMSEYMEKHAVARLIGSPPGYVGFEQGGLLTDAIRKHPYSVLLLDEIEKAHPDMFSILLQVMDYATLTDNSGRKADFGHVILLMTTNAGAREMAAKSIGFGANKPGEAADKGKKAIERLFSPEFRNRLDDIISFKPLVPEVMDRIVHKFIRELNTQMAEKRVFVRLTPAAAARLAEKGFDADYGARPLSRVIQVEIKDTLAQEMLFGKLQKGGEAVVDAAPEGAPELFSFTFSSRAPRKTVAEAADAADAS; this comes from the coding sequence ATGCTCAGTAAAAAACTCGAACGGGTATTGACCAGCGCCGTTAAAGAGGTCAAGCGCCGCCATCACGAGTATCTCACCCTCGAGCATCTGCTCTATGCCATGCTCCTGGAAGACACTGGACGGGATATCCTGGTCCATTGCGGCGCCAATGTGGTTCGCCTCAAGCATCAGCTTGAGCGGTTTTTCACCGATCATATGGAAACCCTGCCCCAGGACACCAACTCCGAAGTGGTGCAGACCCTTGGCGTGCAGCGTGTGCTGCAACGGGCCATCATGCAGATGCAGTCTTCAGGCAAGCAGCAGGTGGAAGTCGGCGACGTGCTGGCCGCCACCTTTGACGAAGAAGACTCCTACGCCGTTTACTACCTGAAGTCGCACAACATCTCCCGCCTGGACGTGCTGGAATACATCTCCCACGGCGGCGGCAAGGAAACGGCTTCCGAAGGCGGAGACAGCGGCAGCGAGGAACAACGCGAGGGCAAGGCCGGCGGATCGGCCCTGGAGCAGTACACGGTTGATCTGGTGGCCAAGGCCAGGAAGGGCGAGATCGATCCGCTCATCGGCCGCGACCAGGAATTGACTCGCACCATCCACGTGCTGCTGCGGCGTCGCAAGAACAATCCCATCTTCGTCGGCGATCCCGGCGTCGGCAAGACCGCCCTGGCCGAGGGGCTGGCCCTTCGCATCGTCAATGGCGACGTGCCGGAGAGCTTCCGGGATACGCTCATCTACGCCCTGGATATGGGGGCGCTCCTGGCCGGCACCAAGTATCGGGGCGACTTTGAACAGCGGCTCAAGGGCGTGCTCTCGGAACTGGAGCAGAAGCCCGGGGCTATTCTCTTTGTCGACGAGATTCACACCATCGTCGGGGCCGGGGCCACCAGCGGCGGCACCCTGGATGCTTCCAACATTTTAAAGCCCGTGCTCGGCTCGGGCAAGTTGCGCTGCATCGGGTCCACGACCTACGAAGAATACAAGAACCATTTCGAAAAGGACCGGGCGCTTTCCCGCCGGTTCCAGCATATCGACGTGGCCGAACCAACCGTGGAAGAGGCCGTCGAGATCGTCAAGGGCCTTCGCAGCTACTACGAAGCCCACCATGGCGTGCGCTATACTCCGGCTTCCCTGCGTGCGGCGGTGGAGCTGTCTGCCCGGCACATCAACGACCGCTTCCTGCCGGACAAGGCCATCGACGTCATTGACGAGGCCGGGGCCGTGCGCAAACTGGCCGGCACCGAGGCCAAGGGCGCCATTGGCGTGGCCGAGATGGAGAAGGTCGTGGCGGCCATGGCCAAAATTCCGGCCGCCCGGGTCACGTCCTCGGACAAGGTGCGCCTGGAGAACCTGGAAGGGGAGCTTAAAAACCTCGTCTTTGGCCAAAACGAGGCCGTGGACGGCATTGCCAAGGCCATCCTTCGCGCCCGGGCCGGGCTGGCCAATGCCGGCAAGCCTACGGGTTCGTTCCTGCTGGCCGGTCCGACCGGCGTTGGCAAGACCGAACTGGCCAAGCAGCTGGCTGCGGTGCTCGGCATCAACTTCGTGCGCTTTGACATGAGCGAATACATGGAGAAGCATGCGGTGGCCCGGCTCATCGGTTCGCCTCCGGGCTATGTCGGCTTTGAGCAGGGTGGCCTTTTGACCGACGCCATCCGCAAGCATCCCTATTCGGTGCTTTTGCTCGACGAGATCGAGAAGGCGCACCCGGATATGTTCAGCATCTTGCTCCAGGTGATGGACTATGCGACCCTGACCGACAACAGCGGGCGCAAGGCCGACTTTGGCCACGTGATCCTGCTTATGACCACCAACGCCGGAGCGCGCGAGATGGCGGCCAAGAGCATCGGCTTTGGAGCCAACAAGCCGGGCGAGGCAGCGGACAAGGGCAAGAAGGCCATCGAGCGGCTGTTTAGTCCCGAGTTCCGCAACCGCCTGGACGACATCATCAGCTTCAAGCCCCTGGTGCCTGAGGTCATGGACCGCATCGTCCATAAGTTCATCCGGGAGCTCAACACCCAGATGGCGGAAAAGCGCGTGTTCGTGCGCCTGACCCCGGCGGCTGCGGCCAGACTGGCCGAAAAGGGTTTTGACGCCGACTACGGCGCGCGCCCCCTGTCCCGGGTCATCCAGGTGGAGATCAAGGACACGCTGGCCCAGGAGATGCTCTTCGGCAAGCTGCAAAAGGGCGGCGAGGCGGTTGTGGACGCCGCGCCCGAGGGAGCGCCCGAGCTGTTCAGCTTCACCTTCTCCAGCCGCGCCCCGCGAAAGACCGTGGCCGAAGCGGCTGACGCCGCCGACGCCAGCTAG
- the uvrB gene encoding excinuclease ABC subunit UvrB produces the protein MHFQLESEYVPRGDQPRAIDELVANLDQGVPSQVLLGATGTGKTFTMAQVVSRLNRPALVMAPNKTLAAQLYSEFKGLFPHNAVEYFVSYYDYYQPEAYLPRTDTYIEKDASINDDIDKLRHAATHSLLTRNDVLIVASVSCIYGLGSRDYYERMVLTLTVGEKVGMEKVLGRLVEIQYERNDYDFHRGVFRVRGDVIELIPAYSRDRALRLEFFDDELEAILETDPLTGEVVGSMEKAIIFPASHYVSDRSNLNRAVSDIREELRLRLTELREANDLLSAQRLEMRTMQDLEMIEELGYCNGIENYSRHLDGRRAGDPPYTLLDYFPKDFILFVDESHITVPQVGGMYAGDRSRKQTLVNYGFRLPSALDNRPLHFEEFLGRIGQAVYVSATPGDWEVNRSEGVVVEQIIRPTGLLDPIVEVRPTKGQVDDLMGECRQRMEAGERVLVTTLTKRMAEELNEYFNSMGVTSRYLHSDIETLERVAIIKALRQGEFAVLVGINLLREGLDIPEVSLVAILDADKEGFLRSVRSLIQTFGRASRNVDGRVILYADTITRSMRAAMDETARRREMQEASNLETGVVPRSIVKTMDSVLDSLYQGGQSGTTYASAGSGGGGYATGGKGLAAGTSVREEAEAYGDLSKKGMERKIKMLEREMREAAKALEFEKAAQCRDQVALLRQRLLELG, from the coding sequence ATGCATTTCCAGCTTGAATCCGAATACGTCCCGCGCGGCGATCAGCCCCGGGCTATTGACGAATTGGTGGCCAATCTCGACCAGGGCGTGCCAAGCCAGGTGTTGCTCGGCGCGACCGGCACGGGCAAAACCTTTACCATGGCCCAGGTCGTGTCGCGGCTTAACCGCCCGGCCCTGGTCATGGCCCCCAACAAGACCCTGGCCGCCCAGCTCTACAGCGAGTTCAAGGGGCTGTTTCCCCACAATGCCGTTGAGTATTTTGTCAGTTATTACGACTATTATCAGCCCGAGGCCTACCTGCCGCGCACGGACACCTATATCGAGAAGGACGCCTCAATCAATGACGACATCGACAAGCTGCGCCATGCCGCCACCCATTCACTCCTGACCCGAAACGACGTGCTGATCGTGGCCTCGGTGTCCTGCATCTACGGCCTGGGGTCCCGGGATTACTACGAGCGGATGGTGCTGACGCTGACGGTTGGCGAAAAAGTCGGCATGGAAAAGGTGCTCGGCCGGTTGGTGGAAATTCAGTACGAGCGCAATGACTACGATTTCCACCGGGGCGTCTTCCGGGTGCGCGGCGACGTCATTGAGCTGATCCCGGCCTATAGCCGTGACCGGGCGTTGCGGCTGGAATTTTTCGACGATGAACTCGAAGCCATTCTGGAGACCGACCCGCTGACCGGCGAGGTGGTCGGGTCCATGGAAAAGGCCATCATCTTCCCGGCCAGCCACTATGTATCGGACCGCAGCAACCTAAACCGGGCCGTGTCCGACATACGCGAGGAACTGCGCCTGCGCCTGACTGAGCTGCGCGAAGCCAATGATCTGCTCTCGGCCCAGCGCCTGGAAATGCGCACCATGCAGGACCTGGAGATGATTGAGGAGCTTGGCTACTGCAACGGCATCGAGAACTATTCCCGCCACCTCGACGGCCGGCGGGCCGGCGATCCGCCGTACACGCTGCTCGATTACTTCCCCAAGGATTTCATCCTGTTTGTGGACGAATCCCACATCACCGTGCCCCAGGTCGGCGGCATGTACGCTGGCGACCGGTCGCGCAAGCAGACGCTGGTCAACTACGGTTTCCGGCTGCCCTCGGCGCTGGACAACCGGCCGCTGCACTTCGAGGAATTCCTCGGCCGCATCGGCCAGGCCGTCTACGTTTCGGCCACCCCGGGCGACTGGGAGGTCAATCGCAGTGAAGGCGTGGTGGTGGAGCAGATCATCCGGCCAACCGGCCTGCTCGACCCCATCGTGGAAGTGCGGCCGACCAAGGGGCAGGTGGACGACCTCATGGGCGAGTGCCGGCAGCGCATGGAGGCCGGCGAACGGGTGCTGGTCACCACCCTGACCAAGCGCATGGCCGAGGAATTAAACGAATATTTCAATTCCATGGGCGTCACCTCCCGCTATCTCCACTCCGACATCGAGACCCTGGAGCGAGTGGCCATCATCAAAGCCCTGCGCCAGGGGGAATTTGCCGTCCTGGTCGGCATCAACCTCCTGCGCGAAGGCCTGGACATACCGGAAGTCTCCTTGGTGGCCATACTGGACGCAGACAAAGAGGGCTTTTTGCGCTCGGTCCGCTCGCTCATCCAGACCTTTGGCCGGGCCTCGCGCAATGTTGACGGCCGGGTCATCCTCTACGCTGACACGATCACCCGATCCATGCGCGCGGCCATGGACGAGACGGCTAGGCGTCGGGAAATGCAGGAGGCGTCAAACCTCGAAACCGGCGTGGTGCCCCGGTCCATCGTCAAGACCATGGACAGCGTGCTCGACAGCCTGTACCAGGGCGGACAATCCGGAACGACGTATGCCTCCGCGGGCAGCGGCGGGGGCGGCTATGCCACCGGCGGCAAGGGACTGGCGGCCGGGACTTCGGTGCGGGAAGAGGCCGAGGCCTACGGCGACCTGTCGAAAAAGGGCATGGAACGGAAAATCAAGATGCTGGAGCGGGAAATGCGCGAGGCAGCCAAGGCCCTGGAATTTGAGAAAGCGGCCCAATGCCGCGATCAGGTGGCGCTGTTGCGCCAGCGCCTGCTGGAGCTGGGCTAG
- the clpS gene encoding ATP-dependent Clp protease adapter ClpS, protein MYEDQPDMGVSVEDEVREPKQFKVMLHNDDYTTMEFVILVLVNVFRKNENEATQIMLNVHNNGVGICGVYTAEVAELKVSLVHRLAKESGYPLRCSMEEV, encoded by the coding sequence ATGTATGAAGACCAGCCCGATATGGGCGTCAGTGTTGAAGACGAAGTCCGTGAACCAAAGCAATTCAAGGTCATGCTGCACAATGACGACTACACCACTATGGAGTTCGTGATCTTGGTGCTCGTCAACGTGTTTCGCAAAAACGAGAATGAAGCCACGCAGATCATGCTCAATGTCCATAACAATGGCGTAGGGATATGCGGCGTGTATACGGCCGAGGTGGCAGAGCTCAAGGTCTCGCTTGTCCACCGCCTAGCCAAGGAAAGCGGCTACCCCCTGCGTTGCAGCATGGAAGAGGTTTAA
- a CDS encoding DUF3431 domain-containing protein, with amino-acid sequence MKAPEVEVVVARYREDVSWTTRLGLPVAIYDKSGQPGELALPNLGRESHTYLTHIVRRYDALAGYTVFVQAAPFEHMPPGTTPERLAERIRQNVRLGLGFTGFAFFKLKCDRLGRPHAMADATLHGHRPGFGQDIPVGAVYEQLFFGPVPERFLVTAPAGMFFVARERILARPLAFYRRALEIVTADPDDAGNTGHAFERLWQVVFNGDTRLNREQDQ; translated from the coding sequence GTGAAAGCGCCCGAGGTCGAGGTGGTGGTGGCCCGCTACCGCGAGGATGTGTCCTGGACCACGCGCCTGGGCCTGCCGGTTGCGATCTATGACAAGTCCGGCCAACCCGGCGAACTGGCCCTGCCCAATCTCGGCCGGGAGAGCCACACCTATTTGACTCACATCGTTCGGCGTTATGACGCCCTGGCCGGGTATACGGTCTTTGTCCAGGCCGCGCCCTTTGAGCACATGCCGCCGGGGACCACGCCCGAGCGCTTGGCCGAGCGCATCCGTCAAAACGTCCGTCTGGGGCTGGGCTTTACCGGATTTGCCTTTTTCAAGCTCAAATGCGACCGCCTGGGGCGTCCCCACGCCATGGCCGACGCAACCCTGCACGGCCATCGGCCCGGCTTCGGCCAGGACATTCCGGTTGGCGCGGTGTACGAACAACTCTTCTTTGGCCCGGTCCCGGAGCGATTTCTGGTCACCGCCCCGGCCGGCATGTTTTTTGTGGCCCGGGAGCGCATCCTGGCCCGGCCCCTAGCTTTTTACCGGCGCGCCCTGGAGATCGTCACCGCCGATCCCGATGACGCCGGCAACACCGGTCACGCCTTTGAACGGCTGTGGCAGGTTGTTTTTAATGGCGATACCCGGCTTAACCGAGAACAAGATCAATAG
- a CDS encoding potassium channel family protein: MPHRSLRFRSKAARLTHRLGTWGPLIGGFMALSLVFVCGLIGYMKVEGWSFFDSLYQVVITLSTVGFQEVYPLSRNGRILTMVLIVSGVGSFAYLVGSFTQVLVEGRLQKYFGRRRMQKIIDGLSDHVIICGYGRIGSIVAREILAENVAAVIVESNPEVIRLLDEQGIPYVSGDATADEVLLAAGLERARTLVAALTQEAANVYVTLTARQLNPAIRIVARADAQSHTQRLQRAGADQVLVPHMYGGVRMAQSVLRPTVTSFLELAGRSGAIDLQMEELQVTASSEIAGCNLIESKIRPRFNLIIIAIKKAAGEMIFNPQPQEVLEAGDTMILVGKNEGLDGLRAIL; this comes from the coding sequence ATGCCCCACCGTTCCCTGCGTTTTCGCAGCAAAGCCGCGCGCCTCACCCATCGCCTCGGGACCTGGGGACCGCTCATCGGCGGCTTCATGGCCCTGTCCCTGGTCTTTGTCTGCGGCCTGATCGGCTACATGAAGGTGGAGGGCTGGAGCTTTTTCGACAGCCTCTATCAGGTCGTCATCACCCTCTCCACGGTCGGCTTCCAGGAAGTCTACCCCCTGTCCCGCAACGGCCGCATCCTGACCATGGTGCTCATTGTGTCCGGCGTGGGATCGTTTGCCTATCTGGTCGGTTCCTTCACCCAGGTGCTGGTGGAGGGCCGGTTGCAAAAATATTTCGGGAGACGGCGTATGCAAAAGATCATCGACGGTCTCAGCGACCACGTCATCATCTGCGGCTACGGCCGCATCGGTTCCATCGTGGCCCGCGAGATCCTGGCCGAAAACGTGGCCGCCGTCATTGTGGAGAGCAACCCCGAAGTCATTCGATTGCTTGATGAGCAGGGCATCCCCTACGTGTCCGGCGACGCCACGGCTGACGAGGTGCTGTTGGCTGCGGGATTGGAGCGGGCCAGGACGCTGGTTGCGGCGCTGACCCAGGAAGCGGCCAATGTCTACGTGACCCTGACCGCCCGCCAGCTCAACCCCGCCATCCGCATCGTGGCCCGGGCCGACGCCCAGAGCCATACCCAGCGCCTGCAACGGGCCGGGGCCGATCAGGTGCTGGTGCCGCATATGTACGGCGGCGTCCGCATGGCCCAGTCCGTGCTGCGCCCGACGGTCACGAGTTTTCTGGAGCTGGCCGGCCGTAGCGGGGCCATTGATCTGCAGATGGAAGAGTTGCAGGTGACGGCCTCGTCGGAAATCGCCGGATGCAATCTTATCGAATCGAAAATCCGCCCCCGCTTCAATCTCATCATCATCGCCATCAAGAAGGCGGCCGGCGAAATGATTTTTAATCCCCAGCCCCAGGAAGTCCTGGAGGCCGGGGACACCATGATCCTGGTTGGAAAGAACGAAGGCCTGGACGGGTTGCGGGCCATTTTGTGA
- a CDS encoding MDR/zinc-dependent alcohol dehydrogenase-like family protein, with protein MQAVIFENGSARLSDRPEPTLGPDDVLIEVHLAGICNTDLELLRGYMGFAGIPGHEFVGRVVAAPGSPQLLGRRVAADINIGCGVCPVCRKADARHCPNRTTLGIAGKDGAFAQFLAMPAHTIQLVPDNVSDAQAVFLEPLAAALEPGQQLHLTARQSVLVLGDGKLGILTACALRRLVPDIVLAGKHESKLAIAAVQGVAVRQGSDPEAIVAGLRREFGLFDVVIEATGRPQGLETALALVRPEGTVVLKTTTVAPTTLNMAKVVVDEISLVGSRCGDLRLAAAYLKDGLVDVLPLVEAAYPFTAVAEALDHAARAGAMKVLLDFRSL; from the coding sequence ATGCAGGCCGTCATCTTCGAAAATGGTTCCGCCCGCCTGTCGGACAGGCCCGAACCGACGCTTGGCCCGGACGATGTGCTGATCGAGGTGCATCTGGCCGGCATCTGCAACACCGATCTGGAACTGTTGCGCGGATACATGGGTTTTGCCGGCATCCCGGGCCACGAGTTCGTCGGCCGGGTCGTTGCCGCCCCGGGAAGCCCCCAGCTGCTTGGCCGGCGGGTGGCGGCCGACATCAATATCGGCTGCGGCGTGTGCCCGGTGTGCCGCAAAGCCGATGCCCGGCACTGCCCCAACCGTACGACGCTTGGCATTGCCGGCAAGGACGGGGCCTTTGCCCAGTTCCTGGCCATGCCGGCCCACACCATCCAGCTTGTGCCGGACAACGTGTCCGATGCCCAGGCCGTGTTTCTGGAGCCGCTGGCTGCCGCCCTGGAGCCGGGACAGCAACTCCACCTGACCGCCCGACAATCCGTGCTGGTCCTTGGCGACGGCAAGCTCGGCATCCTGACGGCCTGCGCCCTGCGCCGGCTTGTGCCGGACATTGTCCTGGCCGGCAAGCACGAAAGCAAGCTGGCCATTGCTGCTGTCCAGGGCGTGGCCGTGCGCCAGGGGAGCGACCCCGAGGCCATCGTGGCCGGCCTTCGCCGGGAGTTTGGCCTCTTTGACGTGGTCATCGAGGCCACCGGTCGGCCCCAGGGGCTGGAAACGGCCCTGGCCCTGGTGCGGCCGGAAGGGACCGTTGTCCTTAAAACCACCACCGTTGCCCCGACTACCCTGAACATGGCCAAGGTGGTGGTGGACGAAATCAGTCTGGTCGGCTCCCGTTGCGGTGATCTGCGCCTGGCCGCCGCCTATCTCAAAGACGGGCTGGTCGATGTCCTGCCGCTGGTCGAGGCGGCCTACCCGTTCACAGCAGTTGCCGAGGCCCTGGACCATGCCGCCCGGGCCGGAGCCATGAAGGTACTGCTGGATTTCCGTTCGTTGTAG